A genomic segment from Gemmatimonadaceae bacterium encodes:
- a CDS encoding carboxypeptidase regulatory-like domain-containing protein, giving the protein MSTGILARLAALLLSWAPLLSAQTAAIAGRVHVIGDTAAWLADVEITLEPGGHATRSDSSGGFRLSGLAAGEHVLRLRRLGVEPAMQRVMLAAGQSLQLTVALQPTAERMATITVSGQQVTYPARFADPYKRLARGTGRYFTRERIDSLGVLQVLDVLALVPGARVTDRGVEFARCRELSNDQKVQVWVDGNRWTKYNFTRTGDGSDESQNPTSSRHHAVEGGNGNNIDAATVLKDITVASIQLMEVYVGPSKIPGEYLDDACAVILIWTK; this is encoded by the coding sequence ATGTCAACAGGCATCCTGGCACGCCTGGCAGCCCTGCTGCTGAGCTGGGCTCCCCTGCTGTCCGCGCAGACGGCGGCCATCGCCGGTCGCGTGCACGTCATCGGCGACACCGCAGCGTGGCTGGCCGACGTCGAGATCACGCTCGAGCCGGGCGGGCACGCCACGCGCAGTGATTCGAGCGGTGGATTTCGCCTGAGCGGCCTGGCCGCCGGTGAACACGTGCTCCGGCTGCGGCGCCTTGGCGTGGAACCGGCAATGCAGCGCGTCATGCTCGCCGCTGGCCAGTCGCTGCAGCTCACGGTTGCGCTGCAGCCCACCGCGGAACGGATGGCGACGATCACCGTCAGCGGGCAGCAGGTCACCTATCCCGCACGCTTCGCTGATCCATACAAGCGACTGGCGCGCGGCACCGGGCGGTACTTCACGCGGGAGCGCATCGACAGCCTCGGCGTCCTGCAGGTGCTCGACGTCCTCGCGCTGGTCCCCGGTGCACGCGTCACGGATCGTGGCGTGGAGTTCGCGCGCTGTCGTGAGCTCTCCAACGACCAGAAGGTACAGGTCTGGGTCGACGGCAATCGCTGGACGAAGTACAACTTCACACGCACCGGCGACGGGTCCGACGAGAGCCAGAACCCGACCAGTTCGCGTCACCATGCCGTGGAGGGCGGCAACGGGAACAACATCGATGCGGCGACGGTGCTGAAGGACATCACCGTGGCCAGCATCCAGTTGATGGAGGTGTACGTCGGTCCGTCGAAGATTCCGGGGGAGTACCTGGATGATGCGTGCGCGGTGATCCTGATCTGGACGAAGTAG
- a CDS encoding pyridoxal-phosphate dependent enzyme, which produces MSLVEARRLTPEGIARAAAGISPVFTHTPLVRHDDVDAWLGARVMAKVETLGPLRSFKGRGGDWFMRQRHSTDAVCAASAGNFGQALAYAAREAGAHCTMFASVHASPLKVARMRALGANVIQRGADFDAAKDAARDYAREHGIEFVEDGKALAITEGAGSIGVEIANATTLDTLLVPLGNGALLAGVATWMKHVSPATRIVGVVAAGAPSMLRALTGIQVDHTVPVQTIADGIAVRVPVEEAVDDLRGLFDDLVAVEEGAITAAMRGLLSHLGLVVEPAGAVGVAVLVSAPHGTYGERVGTILCGGNATLEQLHAWDVLALPVG; this is translated from the coding sequence GTGAGCCTCGTCGAGGCACGCCGGCTCACGCCGGAGGGCATCGCCCGTGCGGCCGCTGGGATCAGTCCCGTCTTCACCCACACGCCGCTGGTGCGGCACGACGATGTCGATGCCTGGCTCGGCGCGCGGGTGATGGCGAAGGTCGAGACGCTCGGACCGCTGCGGTCGTTCAAGGGACGCGGCGGCGACTGGTTCATGCGGCAGCGCCACTCCACGGATGCGGTGTGCGCCGCGTCGGCCGGCAACTTCGGCCAGGCCCTGGCGTATGCCGCACGCGAGGCGGGTGCCCACTGCACCATGTTCGCGTCGGTGCACGCCAGCCCGCTGAAGGTCGCGCGGATGCGCGCGCTGGGCGCGAACGTCATTCAGCGCGGCGCCGACTTCGATGCCGCCAAGGACGCCGCGCGCGACTACGCGCGCGAGCACGGCATCGAGTTCGTGGAGGATGGCAAGGCGCTCGCGATCACCGAGGGGGCGGGCAGCATCGGTGTCGAGATCGCGAACGCCACCACGCTCGACACGCTGCTGGTGCCGCTCGGCAACGGCGCGCTGCTGGCCGGCGTGGCGACGTGGATGAAGCATGTGTCGCCCGCCACCCGCATCGTGGGCGTGGTGGCGGCGGGTGCGCCAAGCATGCTGCGGGCGCTGACGGGCATCCAGGTGGACCACACCGTGCCGGTGCAGACCATCGCGGACGGCATCGCGGTGCGGGTGCCGGTGGAGGAGGCCGTGGACGACCTGCGCGGCCTGTTCGACGACCTGGTGGCGGTGGAGGAGGGGGCCATCACGGCAGCGATGCGTGGGTTGCTGTCCCACCTGGGCCTGGTCGTCGAGCCGGCGGGCGCGGTGGGCGTCGCCGTGCTCGTGTCGGCGCCGCACGGCACCTATGGGGAGCGCGTGGGCACCATCCTGTGCGGTGGCAACGCCACGCTGGAGCAGCTGCACGCGTGGGATGTGCTGGCGCTGCCGGTGGGGTAG
- a CDS encoding YajQ family cyclic di-GMP-binding protein, translating to MAETNSFDVTTSVDLQEVDNAVNQAKKEVGQRYDFKGVMAEIEFSRAESKIELKSNSDMHMESMFDVLQAKLIKRGVPVKNLDVGDVKPMGGDTLMRTINLKMNLDGDTAKKVAAAIKAAKLKKVQAAIQGDQVRVTSPSRDDLQEAIALLRKEDFGVELQFGNFR from the coding sequence ATGGCCGAAACCAATTCATTCGACGTCACCACCAGCGTCGACCTGCAGGAGGTCGACAACGCCGTCAACCAGGCGAAGAAGGAGGTGGGACAGCGCTACGACTTCAAGGGCGTGATGGCCGAGATCGAGTTCAGCCGCGCCGAGTCGAAGATCGAGCTCAAGAGCAACAGCGACATGCACATGGAGTCGATGTTCGATGTGCTGCAGGCGAAGCTCATCAAGCGCGGCGTGCCGGTGAAGAACCTCGACGTCGGCGACGTCAAGCCGATGGGCGGCGACACGCTGATGCGCACCATCAACCTGAAGATGAACCTCGACGGCGACACCGCGAAGAAGGTCGCCGCCGCGATCAAGGCCGCGAAGCTCAAGAAGGTGCAGGCCGCGATCCAGGGGGACCAGGTGCGCGTGACGTCGCCCTCGCGGGACGACCTGCAGGAGGCCATCGCCCTGCTGCGCAAGGAGGACTTCGGGGTCGAGCTGCAGTTCGGCAACTTCCGGTGA